In Planctomycetia bacterium, a single window of DNA contains:
- a CDS encoding cold shock domain-containing protein, with product MAEGTIKKLTDKGFGFIKTATEKDLFFHSKALQGVEFDDLREGQKVSYTEGRGPKGPCAENVKVV from the coding sequence ATGGCCGAAGGCACGATTAAGAAGTTGACGGACAAAGGATTTGGATTCATCAAGACGGCGACGGAAAAAGACCTCTTTTTCCATTCCAAAGCCCTTCAAGGCGTCGAGTTCGACGATTTGCGGGAAGGACAAAAGGTCTCGTACACCGAAGGCCGTGGTCCGAAGGGGCCGTGTGCCGAGAACGTCAAAGTGGTGTAG